In a single window of the Anaerotruncus rubiinfantis genome:
- a CDS encoding aconitase X swivel domain-containing protein, translated as MGQITLKCKNVIAASKRISLVHSNDSFSFVGGVNIQTGEIADYRHANYQQNIAGKAFAFPFGRGSSGAGLVLMEMLRIGTAPAAIINVYTDPVILTGPLICKHFYNQILPVINLSEENFKKLERAKEIEIFADKEELIVYQ; from the coding sequence ATGGGACAGATAACCTTAAAATGCAAAAACGTAATTGCTGCTTCTAAGAGGATTTCACTGGTACACTCCAACGATTCCTTTAGTTTTGTGGGTGGTGTCAACATACAGACCGGTGAGATCGCGGATTATCGCCACGCCAACTATCAGCAGAACATCGCGGGCAAAGCGTTTGCCTTTCCCTTTGGAAGAGGCAGTAGCGGCGCGGGGCTGGTGCTGATGGAAATGCTGCGCATCGGGACGGCTCCAGCGGCCATTATCAATGTGTATACCGATCCTGTTATTTTAACAGGTCCTCTGATTTGTAAACATTTTTACAATCAGATTCTTCCAGTCATCAATCTCAGCGAGGAAAATTTCAAGAAACTGGAAAGAGCAAAAGAAATTGAAATCTTTGCAGATAAGGAAGAATTGATTGTCTATCAATAA
- the dapA gene encoding 4-hydroxy-tetrahydrodipicolinate synthase produces MKKFSGMYAAIPTPFAADGSIIRESFEKICERIIAAGMQGILVCGSTGEYSALTTEERKTAMKMVVDIVGGRCNTMASCAGHNQEETLEMVKYAESIGIDFALVVTPYYLTTTEEGIYRYYKAISDVIKGDMGLLLYNYPEVTTVKLSVEFIQKLAEIPHVAGIKDSDTLDHTSKLIGAMAGKEFGIVNGYEHLAIGTMVTGAAGTVGIIHGLCPEQMMAIYNAVQENDIKTAMEVNDKMRALYTLMEREPVPAPIKAAFNILGIPCGAPRLPLLPASNELEEELKVEMEKLGML; encoded by the coding sequence ATGAAAAAGTTCAGTGGAATGTATGCTGCGATTCCGACCCCCTTTGCGGCAGATGGGAGCATCATCCGGGAATCTTTTGAAAAAATCTGCGAACGGATCATTGCCGCAGGTATGCAGGGTATTCTTGTTTGTGGCAGCACAGGAGAGTATTCTGCCCTGACGACTGAAGAAAGAAAGACGGCCATGAAGATGGTGGTGGATATTGTTGGCGGACGCTGTAATACCATGGCCAGCTGCGCCGGGCATAATCAGGAGGAGACTCTTGAAATGGTCAAATATGCGGAATCCATCGGCATTGATTTCGCGCTGGTTGTTACGCCCTACTATCTGACCACGACGGAGGAAGGGATCTATCGCTACTACAAGGCCATCAGTGATGTGATAAAGGGCGATATGGGTTTGCTGCTCTATAACTATCCCGAGGTGACGACGGTAAAGCTGTCTGTGGAGTTCATCCAGAAGCTGGCGGAGATTCCCCATGTGGCTGGGATTAAGGATTCTGACACGCTTGACCACACAAGTAAGCTGATTGGGGCAATGGCGGGTAAAGAGTTCGGCATTGTCAACGGCTATGAGCATCTTGCGATCGGTACGATGGTAACCGGCGCGGCCGGCACTGTTGGCATTATCCATGGCCTATGTCCTGAGCAGATGATGGCGATTTATAATGCGGTTCAGGAAAATGATATCAAGACCGCAATGGAAGTGAATGACAAAATGCGTGCCCTGTATACGCTGATGGAGAGAGAACCTGTACCTGCTCCGATCAAGGCGGCATTTAATATCCTGGGGATTCCATGCGGAGCGCCCAGACTGCCTTTGCTGCCGGCTTCCAACGAACTGGAGGAGGAACTGAAGGTTGAGATGGAAAAACTCGGCATGCTGTGA